In Pseudomonadota bacterium, the following proteins share a genomic window:
- a CDS encoding gamma-glutamylcyclotransferase has product MELPDSKVYGLLFEINEAYDIETIRKKEGYPNYYEEIQVTVKCEDKDISNVKTYKVVKGTREISHQKPTTYYMELILKNARINEFPAEYIRCL; this is encoded by the coding sequence ATGGAGCTTCCAGATAGTAAAGTCTATGGGCTACTATTTGAAATAAACGAGGCATACGACATTGAGACTATACGAAAAAAAGAAGGCTATCCCAACTATTATGAGGAAATACAGGTAACTGTAAAGTGCGAAGATAAAGACATCAGTAACGTCAAGACCTATAAAGTAGTAAAGGGAACAAGAGAAATTAGCCATCAGAAACCGACGACATATTACATGGAATTGATTTTGAAGAATGCTCGTATAAATGAATTCCCTGCTGAATATATTCGGTGCCTTG